One segment of Anomalospiza imberbis isolate Cuckoo-Finch-1a 21T00152 chromosome 2, ASM3175350v1, whole genome shotgun sequence DNA contains the following:
- the NHLH2 gene encoding helix-loop-helix protein 2, with the protein MMLSPDQAADSDHPSSAPSDPESLGGADAQALSCCVSDPEPAEGGGGEGRGGGGGEGRGGGRPGLHPPPLSREEKRRRRRATAKYRSAHATRERIRVEAFNLAFAELRKLLPTLPPDKKLSKIEILRLAICYISYLNHVLDV; encoded by the coding sequence ATGATGCTTAGCCCGGACCAAGCTGCCGACTCCGACCACCCCTCCTCGGCGCCCTCCGACCCGGAGTCCCTGGGCGGCGCGGACGCCCAGGCGCTCAGCTGCTGCGTCTCCGACCCGGAGCCCGCcgagggcggcggcggcgagggccggggcggcggcggcggggagggcCGCGGCGGGGGCCGGCCCGGGCTGCACCCGCCGCCGCTGAGCCGGGAGGAGAAGcgccggcggcgccgcgccaCGGCCAAGTACCGCTCGGCCCATGCCACGCGTGAGCGGATCCGCGTGGAGGCCTTCAACCTGGCCTTCGCCGAGCTGCGCaagctgctgcccaccctgcccccCGACAAGAAGCTCTCCAAGATCGAGATCCTGCGCCTCGCCATCTGCTACATCTCCTATCTCAACCACGTGCTGGACGTGTAG